Proteins found in one Lysinibacillus fusiformis genomic segment:
- the flgD gene encoding flagellar hook assembly protein FlgD has protein sequence MADATTKVTNNSITDDLYYSNYQKPMKQTGNSELGKDAFLQLLITQLQHQDPTNPMDDREFISQMAQFSSLEQMQNMTKAMESLLASQQQSQMMNYATFIGKEVKWHEITEEKDAKGNPVVNEGTGVIESLKFVDGSVVFKLADGKEIAPGNISGILGGSGQTSSNGNNNVPESPLVQASQLIGKNVTYNDGDQELKGRIVSVSNKDGVINYVLDNDKRLTDKDFTVISE, from the coding sequence ATGGCAGATGCAACAACGAAAGTGACAAATAATTCGATAACAGATGATCTTTACTACTCGAATTATCAGAAGCCAATGAAGCAAACAGGTAATAGTGAACTTGGTAAGGATGCTTTTTTACAATTGTTAATTACACAATTACAGCACCAGGATCCAACAAATCCAATGGATGATCGAGAATTTATTTCTCAAATGGCGCAATTTTCTTCTTTAGAGCAAATGCAAAATATGACAAAGGCCATGGAATCTTTATTAGCATCACAGCAACAATCACAGATGATGAATTATGCAACCTTTATTGGCAAAGAAGTGAAATGGCATGAAATAACAGAAGAAAAAGATGCTAAAGGAAACCCTGTTGTAAATGAAGGAACAGGTGTGATCGAATCACTTAAATTTGTAGACGGTAGTGTTGTCTTCAAATTAGCTGACGGGAAAGAAATAGCTCCTGGTAATATTTCAGGAATTTTAGGTGGATCTGGGCAAACAAGTTCAAATGGCAATAATAACGTACCAGAATCTCCATTAGTACAGGCTAGCCAATTAATTGGAAAAAATGTAACGTATAATGATGGCGACCAAGAACTAAAAGGGCGAATCGTCTCTGTTTCCAATAAAGATGGGGTCATTAATTACGTATTAGATAATGATAAAAGACTAACAGATAAAGATTTTACGGTTATTAGCGAATAA
- a CDS encoding TIGR02530 family flagellar biosynthesis protein has protein sequence MDKFSIHRVPLHPSIRTTQPKPINTQPSFKAHLQEASKQELKVSKHANERIIERKINISEQEWQVVSDKVFEAHSKGVKQPLVLMDQAALIVSAKNATVITAMDRTEAKQQLFTNIDGTIVL, from the coding sequence ATGGATAAGTTTTCAATTCATCGTGTACCCTTGCATCCATCTATTCGTACAACACAACCTAAGCCAATCAATACGCAACCATCATTTAAAGCACATTTACAGGAAGCTTCTAAACAAGAGCTAAAGGTGAGTAAGCATGCGAATGAACGTATTATAGAGCGCAAAATTAATATCTCTGAACAAGAATGGCAGGTTGTATCGGATAAGGTATTTGAAGCACACTCAAAAGGTGTCAAACAGCCATTAGTCTTGATGGATCAAGCAGCTTTAATTGTCAGTGCTAAAAACGCTACTGTCATTACAGCAATGGATCGCACGGAAGCAAAACAGCAGTTATTTACAAATATTGATGGCACGATTGTGCTTTAA
- the flgG gene encoding flagellar basal body rod protein FlgG, which produces MLRSMYSGISGLKNFQTKLDVIGNNIANVNTYGFKKGRVIFKDLMSQTQAGASGPGINSGGINTKQVGLGAEMAAIDTIHGAGSRQTTGRILDLSIEGEGFFMVAEAPGTNEEEATAFNNIKYTRAGNFYMDQNGYIVNADGYYLVGAAAADGDYPSYADLGAGESYSIVDPDADEAENLLTLGEDGPEFTFDEAATPIKIPTTAQSMSINTDGTVSFVDEDGTLRWAGQIVTAKFPNAGGLEKVGSNYYQITANSGQPFASVGGEAGLGKVISSSLEMSNVDLSEEFTEMIVAQRGFQANTRIITTSDEILQELVNLKR; this is translated from the coding sequence ATGTTACGTTCTATGTATTCAGGTATTTCAGGTCTTAAAAACTTCCAAACAAAGCTAGATGTGATTGGTAACAATATCGCCAACGTGAACACTTATGGCTTTAAAAAAGGGCGAGTAATTTTCAAAGATTTAATGTCTCAAACACAGGCAGGTGCCTCTGGTCCAGGTATAAACTCGGGTGGTATAAATACTAAACAAGTAGGATTGGGTGCTGAAATGGCAGCCATCGATACTATTCACGGTGCCGGTTCACGCCAAACTACTGGGCGTATTCTAGATTTATCAATAGAAGGAGAAGGCTTCTTTATGGTGGCAGAAGCACCAGGTACAAATGAAGAAGAAGCCACAGCATTTAATAATATAAAGTATACACGTGCGGGTAACTTTTATATGGATCAAAATGGATATATCGTTAATGCAGATGGTTATTATTTAGTTGGTGCAGCAGCAGCAGATGGGGATTATCCATCATATGCAGACTTAGGTGCAGGTGAAAGTTATTCCATTGTTGACCCAGATGCTGATGAAGCTGAAAATTTATTAACATTGGGTGAAGATGGTCCTGAATTTACGTTCGATGAAGCAGCTACACCAATTAAAATTCCAACAACTGCTCAAAGTATGAGTATTAATACAGATGGAACAGTCTCTTTTGTTGATGAAGATGGTACTTTACGTTGGGCGGGTCAAATTGTTACTGCTAAATTCCCAAATGCTGGGGGTCTAGAGAAAGTGGGCTCTAACTATTACCAAATAACAGCAAACTCTGGTCAACCATTTGCGAGTGTTGGGGGAGAAGCAGGATTAGGGAAAGTCATCTCAAGTTCACTTGAAATGTCCAACGTAGACCTATCAGAGGAATTTACTGAGATGATTGTGGCGCAACGTGGTTTCCAAGCAAACACACGTATCATCACGACATCTGATGAAATTCTACAAGAACTAGTAAACTTAAAACGATAA
- a CDS encoding flagellar FlbD family protein codes for MIELTRLNGKAFTLNALYIETVESFPDTTITLTTGTKLIVLESEEEVRQKVTAFYNNIQVLSNPHLRGEEDEE; via the coding sequence ATGATTGAACTAACACGTCTAAATGGCAAAGCATTTACATTAAATGCTTTATACATAGAAACAGTCGAATCATTTCCAGATACGACTATTACTTTAACAACTGGAACAAAATTAATTGTTTTAGAGAGTGAAGAAGAGGTGCGACAAAAGGTAACTGCCTTTTATAACAATATACAAGTACTATCCAACCCGCATCTACGAGGTGAAGAAGATGAAGAATAA
- the fliL gene encoding flagellar basal body-associated protein FliL, translating to MKNNKMLTMIIILLVAVILIGVILFVLLTQFNKPTGAVEPSIDEIVEATVEIPEITTNLADKRVVRLSLKIQTTSKDAAAELTKRVFQVQNIAIQELSEMEQKDLEGKQGKQIFQKSLKTRLNELMQEGEVQEVYFTSFITQ from the coding sequence ATGAAGAATAATAAAATGCTAACGATGATTATTATTTTACTAGTAGCAGTCATTCTGATTGGGGTTATTTTGTTTGTATTGCTTACCCAATTTAATAAACCAACAGGGGCTGTTGAGCCGTCCATTGATGAGATTGTAGAGGCAACAGTGGAGATACCAGAGATCACGACAAATCTTGCAGATAAAAGAGTTGTGCGCTTGTCATTGAAAATTCAAACGACAAGTAAAGATGCTGCTGCAGAATTAACAAAGCGCGTTTTCCAAGTGCAAAACATCGCCATTCAAGAGCTTTCTGAAATGGAGCAAAAGGATTTAGAAGGTAAGCAAGGAAAACAAATTTTCCAAAAATCATTGAAAACAAGATTAAATGAATTGATGCAAGAGGGAGAAGTTCAGGAAGTATATTTTACCTCCTTCATTACTCAATAA
- the fliM gene encoding flagellar motor switch protein FliM, protein MAGDVLSQSEIDALLSAISTGEMSADDIKKEDEGRKVKVYDFKRALRFSKDQIRSLTRIHENFARLLTTFFSAQLRSYVQITVASVDQIPFEEFVRSIPNMTLINVFEVPPLDGNILMEINPNIAYSMLDRLMGGSGASHSNVDNLTEIETKIMTNLFERSFDNLREAWENVAEIDPILVELEVNPQFLQMISPNETVVVISLNTIIGETSGMINICIPHVVLEPIVPNLSVRYWMQTNTKEMSPEQTKMLETRVKQAQLPLSVELGLTDITIEDFLTMQVGDVIQLDQKIEAPLLLKVGTLPKFTVQPGKKGKKLAIQIIDPLKGGDEDE, encoded by the coding sequence ATGGCAGGAGATGTGTTATCTCAATCCGAGATAGATGCGCTGCTTTCCGCTATATCGACAGGGGAGATGTCAGCGGATGACATAAAAAAAGAGGACGAGGGACGTAAGGTTAAAGTTTATGATTTTAAGCGAGCACTTCGATTCTCAAAAGATCAAATCCGAAGTTTGACCCGAATACATGAAAATTTTGCACGACTATTGACAACCTTTTTCTCTGCACAGCTTAGAAGCTATGTGCAAATTACGGTTGCCTCAGTAGACCAAATACCATTTGAAGAGTTTGTCCGTTCCATTCCGAATATGACACTCATTAATGTATTTGAAGTGCCACCATTAGATGGTAATATATTGATGGAAATCAATCCGAATATTGCCTATTCAATGCTAGATCGCCTAATGGGCGGTAGTGGGGCAAGTCATAGCAATGTAGATAACCTAACGGAAATTGAAACTAAAATTATGACAAACCTTTTTGAACGCTCATTCGACAATTTACGTGAAGCATGGGAAAATGTTGCGGAAATCGATCCCATATTAGTGGAACTTGAAGTTAATCCACAATTTTTACAAATGATTTCACCCAATGAAACGGTTGTCGTAATCTCGTTAAATACGATTATCGGTGAGACAAGCGGTATGATTAATATTTGTATTCCACATGTTGTGTTGGAGCCAATTGTGCCAAATCTTTCGGTTCGCTATTGGATGCAAACTAATACGAAAGAGATGTCACCAGAGCAAACAAAAATGCTTGAAACACGTGTGAAACAAGCCCAATTACCACTCTCAGTTGAATTAGGTTTGACGGACATCACCATTGAAGATTTCCTAACAATGCAGGTTGGGGATGTTATACAGTTAGATCAAAAAATTGAAGCACCATTACTACTGAAAGTAGGAACATTGCCGAAATTCACTGTTCAACCAGGTAAGAAAGGCAAAAAATTAGCAATCCAGATTATCGACCCTTTGAAAGGAGGAGACGAAGATGAGTGA
- the fliY gene encoding flagellar motor switch phosphatase FliY: MSDEMLSQEEIEALLRGETLGDKNNDTDASTNEEINEIRVEDYLDSFAQDALGEVGNISFGSSATALSALLGQKVDITTPSISMINRNKLEEEFPHPYVAVQVEYTIGLTGMNLLVIKQSDAAIIADLMLGGDGLNPKPDLGEIQLSAVQEAMNQMMGSAATSMSTVFNKKVDISPPTIDLMNISQDEGRENIPEDDLLVKVSFRLRIGNLIDSNLMQLLPLKFSQNIVKSLLGETGVFEEPVAATIAPEAPPVTPPPVQQHVPVAPPPEQPVYQQQSAPMQQPIYQEPQQFAQPARPAQPVNVQQAQFASFDTNVISQSEARNLNMLLDIPLQVTVELGRTKRSVKEILELSSGSIIELDKLAGEPVDILVNSRLIAKGEVVVIDENFGVRITDVLSQAERLNNLR; encoded by the coding sequence ATGAGTGATGAAATGCTCTCCCAAGAAGAAATTGAAGCGCTATTAAGGGGCGAGACGTTGGGAGATAAAAACAACGACACTGATGCTTCAACAAATGAAGAAATAAATGAGATACGAGTAGAGGATTACCTTGATTCGTTTGCACAAGATGCATTAGGAGAGGTAGGCAATATATCCTTTGGTAGCTCTGCCACAGCTCTTTCAGCGTTACTGGGTCAAAAAGTAGATATTACTACACCAAGTATTTCGATGATTAATCGCAATAAATTAGAAGAGGAATTTCCTCATCCATATGTAGCTGTACAAGTTGAATATACAATTGGTTTGACAGGTATGAATTTACTTGTTATTAAACAATCTGATGCAGCAATTATCGCAGATTTAATGTTAGGTGGCGATGGATTAAATCCGAAGCCGGACTTAGGTGAGATTCAGCTAAGTGCTGTTCAAGAGGCTATGAATCAAATGATGGGCTCAGCTGCTACATCTATGTCGACGGTTTTCAACAAAAAAGTAGATATTTCTCCACCGACAATTGATTTAATGAACATCTCACAAGATGAAGGTCGAGAAAATATTCCAGAAGACGATTTGCTGGTGAAAGTTTCATTTAGATTAAGAATTGGTAATTTAATTGATTCGAATTTAATGCAATTATTACCGCTTAAATTCAGTCAAAATATTGTAAAATCTTTATTAGGTGAAACAGGAGTGTTTGAGGAACCTGTGGCTGCAACGATTGCACCTGAGGCTCCACCAGTTACACCACCGCCTGTTCAACAGCATGTGCCTGTAGCACCACCACCTGAACAACCAGTATATCAGCAGCAGTCAGCACCAATGCAGCAACCGATTTATCAGGAGCCACAACAATTTGCACAACCAGCGAGACCTGCACAGCCTGTAAATGTGCAACAAGCACAGTTTGCTAGCTTCGATACAAATGTAATCTCTCAATCTGAAGCTAGAAATTTAAATATGCTACTTGATATTCCATTGCAAGTTACTGTAGAGTTAGGACGTACGAAGCGTTCTGTTAAAGAGATTTTAGAACTATCAAGTGGTTCAATTATTGAACTGGATAAATTAGCAGGGGAACCTGTTGATATTTTAGTCAATAGCCGTTTAATTGCTAAAGGTGAAGTCGTTGTCATTGACGAAAACTTTGGTGTCCGTATTACAGATGTTTTAAGTCAAGCAGAGCGTTTAAATAATTTAAGATAG
- a CDS encoding response regulator: MSKRILIVDDAAFMRMMIKDILSKNGFEVVGEAADGLQAVEKYNELKPDLVTMDITMPEMDGIAALKAIKGTDPSATVIMCSAMGQQAMVIDAIQAGAKDFIVKPFQADRVIEAIQKALG, from the coding sequence ATGTCTAAAAGAATTTTGATTGTAGACGACGCTGCATTTATGCGCATGATGATCAAGGATATTTTATCAAAAAATGGATTTGAAGTTGTTGGAGAGGCAGCAGATGGTTTACAAGCTGTCGAAAAGTACAATGAACTAAAACCAGATTTAGTAACAATGGATATCACAATGCCTGAGATGGATGGTATTGCAGCTCTTAAAGCAATTAAGGGAACAGATCCAAGTGCAACTGTAATCATGTGTTCAGCGATGGGGCAACAAGCGATGGTAATCGATGCAATTCAAGCTGGTGCGAAAGATTTTATCGTTAAACCTTTCCAAGCAGATCGTGTAATTGAAGCGATTCAAAAAGCGCTAGGATGA
- a CDS encoding flagellar biosynthetic protein FliO, translating to MKMLKSFRLTMIFAFLVSFLFLYPTPTSVYADADTNSVTDCIKDPEACNGDTTDPAAKQETTVTAAGDISAWEYIKMVLALIFVVALFYGLMKFLNKRNLNFQRNQMVQNLGGLSLGAQKSVQLLQVGKTLYLVGVGEDVQLLREITDPEEVEALLALYNDRQELAATSPYIAEVFSKFKKKDSVNVQNEQQKQDSFGNLFEKKLSEIKQERSDEIERWKQKEKDGK from the coding sequence ATGAAAATGTTAAAATCATTTCGTTTAACGATGATTTTCGCATTTCTTGTATCCTTCCTGTTTTTGTACCCGACACCAACTTCTGTCTATGCAGATGCTGATACGAATAGTGTCACGGATTGCATTAAAGATCCAGAAGCTTGTAATGGAGATACGACTGATCCAGCTGCTAAACAAGAAACAACTGTAACAGCAGCTGGAGACATATCTGCATGGGAATACATAAAAATGGTTTTGGCGCTTATTTTTGTTGTAGCTTTATTTTATGGATTGATGAAGTTTTTAAATAAACGTAATTTAAACTTCCAACGTAATCAAATGGTACAAAATTTAGGCGGTTTATCGTTAGGTGCGCAAAAGTCAGTTCAGCTTTTACAGGTAGGTAAAACATTGTATTTAGTTGGTGTCGGAGAAGACGTTCAACTTTTACGAGAAATTACAGATCCTGAAGAAGTTGAAGCCCTTTTAGCCCTATATAATGATAGGCAAGAACTTGCAGCAACATCACCGTATATTGCAGAAGTATTTTCTAAGTTTAAGAAAAAAGATAGCGTGAATGTACAAAATGAGCAACAAAAGCAAGATTCATTCGGCAATTTATTTGAAAAAAAGCTATCCGAAATAAAACAGGAGCGTAGTGACGAGATAGAGAGATGGAAGCAGAAGGAGAAGGATGGTAAATGA
- the fliP gene encoding flagellar type III secretion system pore protein FliP (The bacterial flagellar biogenesis protein FliP forms a type III secretion system (T3SS)-type pore required for flagellar assembly.), giving the protein MNDLINIFSNSDPTNVSTSVKLLLLLTVLSLAPSILILMTSFARIVIVLSFVRTALATQQMPPNQVIIGLALFLTFFIMAPTFQEVNKEALQPLFAEEIGLEEAYDRASVPFKEFMSKHTRQKDLDLFLTYNQAEKPASVEEIPLTMLVPAFALSEIKTAFQIGFMIFIPFLVIDMIVASTLMSMGMMMLPPVMISLPFKILLFVLVDGWYLVMKSLLQSF; this is encoded by the coding sequence ATGAATGATTTAATCAATATTTTTTCCAACAGCGATCCAACGAACGTCTCGACATCTGTAAAGCTCTTACTTTTACTAACTGTTTTATCACTTGCACCAAGTATTTTAATTTTAATGACATCCTTTGCTCGTATAGTCATTGTCTTATCCTTTGTGCGTACAGCATTGGCAACACAGCAAATGCCACCAAATCAAGTGATCATTGGTCTGGCACTATTTTTAACGTTTTTTATCATGGCACCAACCTTTCAGGAGGTCAATAAAGAGGCGCTACAGCCATTGTTTGCTGAAGAAATTGGTTTAGAAGAAGCCTATGACCGTGCTAGTGTGCCATTTAAAGAGTTTATGAGTAAGCATACTAGGCAAAAAGATCTTGATTTGTTTTTAACGTATAACCAAGCAGAAAAACCAGCATCAGTGGAGGAAATTCCGCTGACTATGCTTGTCCCTGCTTTTGCTTTAAGTGAAATTAAAACTGCATTTCAAATTGGTTTTATGATTTTTATTCCATTCCTAGTAATCGATATGATTGTTGCGAGTACATTAATGTCGATGGGGATGATGATGTTACCACCAGTAATGATTTCATTGCCATTTAAAATTTTATTATTTGTACTGGTTGATGGCTGGTATCTCGTTATGAAATCGTTACTACAAAGTTTTTAG
- the fliQ gene encoding flagellar biosynthesis protein FliQ, with product MTGELVISIAERAIMIILLTSGPLLLVALISGLAVSIFQATTSIQEQTLAFVPKIIAVLVAIVFFGPWMLSQVTSYARDIFENLTRYIG from the coding sequence ATGACAGGTGAGTTGGTTATTTCCATTGCAGAGCGTGCTATAATGATTATCCTTCTAACAAGCGGTCCGCTACTATTAGTTGCTTTAATCTCTGGTTTAGCGGTAAGTATCTTTCAAGCCACAACTTCGATACAAGAGCAAACTTTAGCATTTGTACCAAAAATTATTGCTGTCTTAGTGGCCATCGTATTCTTCGGCCCTTGGATGCTATCTCAAGTTACAAGCTATGCGAGAGACATATTTGAGAATTTAACGCGTTATATAGGGTGA
- the fliR gene encoding flagellar biosynthetic protein FliR, translating to MNELIPHLTVFLLVLVRVSAFFATVPFFSYRTIPPQVKITLALVLAWMMYYTIDVEPFAFNDDYILLVVKEALVGLLLGLMGYIIMSAIQIAGSFIDFQMGFAIANIIDPQTGAQSPLIGQFFNMLALLLLLAIDGHHMILNGIYYSYQFFPMDQFPSFMNENFPQFIITTFTAVFAIAFQMAAPVVATLFLVDLALGITAKTVPQLNIFVVGFPIKIGVSFLVLFTMMAVMIQVIQKLITIMIYGMRDLMAILGGG from the coding sequence ATGAATGAATTAATTCCGCATCTAACGGTTTTCTTATTAGTACTTGTACGTGTCTCAGCCTTTTTTGCTACGGTTCCTTTTTTTTCATATAGAACCATTCCACCACAAGTCAAAATTACTCTCGCACTGGTTTTAGCTTGGATGATGTACTATACAATTGATGTTGAGCCATTTGCATTCAATGATGATTACATATTATTAGTGGTGAAAGAAGCACTAGTTGGACTATTACTCGGTCTAATGGGCTATATCATCATGTCCGCAATTCAAATTGCAGGAAGCTTTATCGATTTTCAAATGGGTTTTGCCATTGCCAATATAATTGACCCGCAAACAGGTGCTCAAAGTCCATTAATTGGTCAGTTTTTTAATATGCTAGCACTGCTTTTATTGTTAGCGATTGATGGCCATCATATGATTCTTAATGGAATCTACTACAGCTATCAATTTTTCCCGATGGATCAATTCCCTAGTTTTATGAACGAAAACTTTCCGCAGTTTATCATCACAACATTTACAGCCGTTTTCGCCATAGCATTCCAGATGGCTGCTCCTGTTGTAGCGACCTTATTTTTGGTCGACTTAGCTTTAGGGATCACTGCAAAAACAGTACCGCAACTGAATATATTTGTTGTCGGTTTTCCTATTAAAATTGGTGTTAGTTTTTTAGTGTTATTTACAATGATGGCCGTTATGATTCAAGTTATTCAAAAGCTTATTACGATTATGATTTATGGGATGCGTGATTTAATGGCCATTTTAGGTGGTGGATAA
- the flhB gene encoding flagellar biosynthesis protein FlhB — MRLLLNLELQFFAGEKTEKATPKKRQDARKKGQVVKSQDISSAIVMLMVFIFLFFFAGSLRDELLSFFRQTFIHNIRIEALTIDSVMRLFTETLIQMAFIIVPIMAIAFVGALAGNFLQFGFLFTLEPMKFDLKKMDPIKGLKKIFSVKAIVELLKSVLKIGFIGSVTTIIIWSNLPEVLALSFKSPWMTLITVGKLVGIMGIAASLVLLCVSILDWMYQKHEYEKNLKMSKQDIKDEYKNSEGDPLIKSKIKQRQREMAMRRMMSEVPSADVVITNPTHYAIALKYNEDSMDAPRVIAKGTDFIAQKIKLIAKEHDVIMVENRPLARAMYDQVEIGDQVPEEFFKAVAEILAYVYRIKRKI, encoded by the coding sequence ATGAGACTACTACTGAATTTAGAACTACAATTTTTTGCGGGTGAAAAAACAGAAAAGGCAACCCCTAAGAAACGACAGGATGCTCGAAAAAAGGGGCAAGTTGTCAAGAGTCAAGATATCTCTAGTGCCATTGTGATGTTAATGGTATTTATCTTTTTATTTTTCTTTGCAGGCTCTTTGCGCGACGAGCTACTATCCTTTTTCAGGCAAACCTTTATTCATAACATACGCATCGAAGCACTGACTATTGATAGTGTGATGCGCTTATTTACAGAAACATTGATTCAAATGGCTTTTATCATTGTGCCAATTATGGCAATTGCATTTGTCGGAGCACTTGCAGGTAATTTTTTGCAGTTTGGCTTTCTCTTTACGTTAGAGCCAATGAAGTTTGATTTGAAAAAGATGGACCCTATTAAAGGGCTAAAAAAAATATTTTCTGTTAAAGCCATTGTGGAGTTATTAAAGTCTGTTTTAAAGATTGGTTTTATCGGAAGTGTCACAACAATTATTATTTGGTCAAACTTACCGGAAGTTTTGGCCTTATCTTTTAAAAGTCCATGGATGACGCTCATTACGGTAGGGAAGCTTGTTGGCATTATGGGCATAGCGGCTTCTTTAGTATTACTTTGTGTATCCATTTTAGACTGGATGTATCAAAAACATGAGTACGAAAAAAATCTTAAAATGTCTAAGCAAGATATTAAAGATGAATATAAAAATAGTGAGGGTGACCCTCTGATCAAATCAAAAATCAAACAACGTCAACGTGAAATGGCGATGAGACGGATGATGTCAGAGGTTCCGAGTGCGGATGTAGTTATTACCAACCCTACTCACTATGCAATTGCCCTCAAATATAATGAGGACAGTATGGATGCTCCTCGTGTTATTGCGAAAGGGACAGACTTTATTGCTCAAAAAATTAAACTGATTGCCAAAGAGCATGATGTAATTATGGTTGAAAATAGACCTTTAGCACGTGCCATGTATGATCAGGTAGAAATAGGCGATCAGGTACCAGAGGAATTTTTCAAAGCAGTAGCAGAGATACTCGCTTATGTTTACCGTATTAAGCGAAAAATTTAA